The Salinispora tropica CNB-440 genome has a window encoding:
- a CDS encoding YbaK/EbsC family protein, translating into MHPHPKVRATQEALDSVGALDGSGAPSLVRLLPDAVHTAAAAAAALGVEVGQIANSLVFETADGPLLVLTSGAHRVDTVALAAAIGVTRLRRATPDVVREHTGQVIGGVAPVGHPRPLRTLVDTTLDRYDEIWAAGGVPRAVFSTTYPELLRVTGGTPAKVA; encoded by the coding sequence ATGCACCCACACCCGAAAGTACGGGCGACGCAGGAGGCCCTGGACAGCGTTGGCGCACTCGACGGCTCTGGCGCACCCAGCCTCGTTCGCCTGTTGCCCGACGCGGTCCACACCGCCGCGGCAGCCGCCGCCGCCCTCGGTGTCGAGGTCGGGCAGATCGCCAACTCCCTGGTCTTCGAGACAGCCGACGGGCCGCTGCTGGTGCTGACCTCCGGGGCGCACCGGGTGGACACCGTCGCCCTCGCCGCAGCGATCGGCGTCACTCGACTTCGGCGGGCCACGCCGGACGTCGTCCGCGAACACACCGGACAGGTCATCGGTGGGGTCGCCCCGGTCGGCCACCCGCGACCGCTGCGCACCCTGGTGGACACCACCCTCGACAGGTACGACGAGATCTGGGCCGCTGGCGGCGTACCCCGCGCGGTCTTCTCCACCACCTATCCGGAGCTGCTGCGGGTAACCGGCGGCACACCGGCCAAGGTGGCGTGA
- a CDS encoding SAV_6107 family HEPN domain-containing protein yields MPIKSAPAPTVPAHVLPQRTPVQLLTVARRGLAEAAGTGPDGLRYAAAHLAALRAAAALLAARARPVPARRSRVTSVWVLLSGVAPELGEWARFFALAAGKRVAAEAGIPRVVTSREADDLLRAAEEFVLVVEAALGVARAPAPGGLAA; encoded by the coding sequence ATGCCGATCAAGTCAGCCCCGGCGCCGACGGTGCCGGCCCACGTGCTGCCGCAGCGCACCCCTGTCCAACTCCTCACGGTGGCCCGCCGTGGGCTTGCCGAAGCTGCCGGTACCGGCCCCGACGGTCTCCGCTACGCGGCGGCCCACCTGGCTGCTCTGCGGGCCGCCGCGGCGCTGCTCGCCGCCCGTGCTCGCCCCGTGCCGGCCCGGCGTAGCCGGGTTACCAGTGTCTGGGTCCTGCTCTCCGGTGTCGCCCCCGAACTCGGCGAGTGGGCCCGGTTCTTCGCCCTGGCCGCCGGTAAGCGTGTCGCTGCCGAGGCCGGTATCCCGCGGGTCGTCACTTCCCGGGAGGCCGACGACCTGCTGCGTGCCGCCGAGGAGTTCGTGTTGGTGGTGGAGGCCGCGCTCGGTGTGGCGCGGGCGCCGGCCCCTGGTGGTCTGGCGGCCTGA
- a CDS encoding DNA polymerase Y family protein, protein MTALRTMVLWCPDWPVVAAELVEGVPATDPVAVLHANRVVACSEQARAGGVRRGLRRREAQSRCPRLTVVAHDPARDARAFEPVVAAVEELVAGVAVVRPGMCAVPARGPARHLGGEEVAAERIIEHVAQACAVESQVGIADGEFAAGLAARTGQAVPPGGTPQFLADQPVEALGRPALADLLRRLGMCTLGDFATLSPGDVLARFGADGALAHRLAMGRDHRPLAVRRPPVDLTVTADQDEPLDRVDAAAFVARALAERLHDRLAAYGLACTRLGIEAVTAHGQELHRTWRHDGLLTAAAIADRTRWQLDGWLSGGRSGAEPVRPTAGIVRLRLVPDGVVALGALQPGLWGETGEERDRAHRALSRIQGLLGPEAVVTAVLGGGRSPADQARLVPWGDERLSARPGSPTSGQPGEPPWPGRLPPPAPAVVLPEPLVATVHDAVEEPVVVSARLAVSAAPAWLTIGAGRPVAITGWTGPWPVDERWWDPAEARRRARFQVCLADGVALLLAVEGGRWLVEASYD, encoded by the coding sequence ATGACCGCGCTCCGCACGATGGTGCTCTGGTGCCCGGACTGGCCGGTGGTCGCCGCTGAGCTGGTGGAGGGAGTGCCCGCCACCGACCCGGTCGCGGTACTGCACGCCAACCGGGTGGTCGCCTGCTCCGAGCAGGCCCGGGCTGGGGGAGTGCGCCGAGGACTACGGCGGCGGGAGGCGCAGAGTCGATGCCCCCGACTCACCGTCGTCGCCCACGATCCCGCCCGGGACGCCCGGGCGTTCGAGCCGGTGGTGGCCGCAGTCGAGGAGTTGGTGGCCGGGGTGGCGGTGGTCCGTCCCGGGATGTGCGCGGTACCGGCCCGAGGCCCGGCCCGCCACCTCGGTGGTGAGGAGGTTGCGGCGGAGCGGATCATCGAGCACGTCGCCCAGGCCTGCGCGGTGGAGAGCCAGGTCGGCATCGCTGACGGGGAGTTCGCCGCCGGACTGGCCGCCCGCACCGGCCAGGCGGTCCCCCCGGGCGGAACACCGCAGTTCCTCGCCGACCAGCCGGTCGAGGCGCTCGGTCGACCGGCCCTGGCCGACCTGCTGCGTCGGCTCGGAATGTGCACCCTCGGCGACTTCGCCACGTTGTCCCCCGGCGACGTATTGGCCCGATTCGGCGCCGACGGTGCGCTGGCCCACCGGCTGGCCATGGGCCGGGACCACCGCCCGCTCGCGGTTCGGCGGCCTCCGGTGGACCTGACCGTCACCGCGGACCAGGACGAACCGCTCGACCGGGTTGATGCGGCGGCCTTCGTCGCCCGCGCGTTGGCCGAGCGGCTGCACGACCGACTCGCCGCGTACGGGCTGGCCTGCACCCGCCTCGGTATTGAGGCGGTGACCGCGCACGGCCAGGAACTGCACCGGACCTGGCGGCACGACGGCCTGCTCACCGCCGCCGCCATCGCCGACCGGACGCGGTGGCAGCTCGACGGGTGGCTCTCCGGCGGCCGGTCGGGTGCCGAACCGGTGCGGCCCACCGCCGGCATCGTGCGGCTACGGCTGGTGCCCGACGGGGTGGTCGCGCTGGGGGCCCTACAGCCCGGCCTGTGGGGGGAGACCGGGGAGGAGCGGGACCGGGCCCACCGGGCGTTGAGCCGGATCCAGGGTCTCCTCGGCCCCGAGGCGGTGGTTACCGCGGTGCTCGGCGGCGGGCGCTCCCCGGCCGACCAGGCGCGCCTGGTGCCGTGGGGCGACGAACGCCTGTCGGCCCGCCCCGGCTCTCCCACGTCGGGCCAGCCGGGGGAGCCGCCGTGGCCAGGCCGGCTTCCACCGCCGGCGCCAGCGGTGGTGCTCCCCGAGCCACTGGTGGCCACCGTGCACGACGCCGTCGAGGAGCCCGTCGTGGTCAGCGCACGCCTGGCGGTGAGTGCGGCGCCGGCGTGGCTCACCATCGGGGCTGGCCGGCCTGTGGCGATTACCGGATGGACTGGTCCGTGGCCGGTTGACGAGCGGTGGTGGGATCCGGCGGAAGCCCGGCGGCGGGCCCGGTTCCAGGTCTGCCTCGCCGACGGTGTCGCCCTGCTGCTCGCGGTCGAGGGTGGCCGGTGGCTGGTGGAGGCGAGCTATGACTGA